From Streptomyces durmitorensis, a single genomic window includes:
- a CDS encoding ABC transporter permease, translated as MTGFLVKRFLQALVVLFLVSIIVFTLLHMLPGGPARAILGPKGTPQQIEHFNHQQGYNRSLPAQYVMYLKRLFTGDLGESFKLNSPVFDLLKQRLPKTLLLTVLSTALAVVIAVPLGLLQAVRRGKASDYALTGLAFLLYATPVFFLGLIMIILFAQVMPILPAEAPQGESVGELLGDFTGLVLPVVTMAFGIVAMFSRYMRSAVLDNLTEEYVRTAMAKGQSSRRIMVRHVLRNALIPLATLLGLYLPTLFSGALVVESMFNYPGMGLLFWNAAQGSDFPVLLGVTLVVGVATVVGSLLTDILYAVLDPRIRSVA; from the coding sequence GTGACCGGCTTTCTGGTCAAGCGCTTCCTTCAGGCGCTCGTCGTGCTGTTCCTGGTCTCGATCATCGTCTTCACCCTGCTCCACATGCTGCCCGGCGGCCCCGCACGCGCCATCCTCGGCCCCAAGGGCACCCCGCAGCAGATCGAGCACTTCAACCACCAGCAGGGGTACAACCGTTCGCTGCCCGCGCAGTACGTGATGTACCTGAAGCGGCTGTTCACCGGCGACCTCGGCGAGTCGTTCAAGCTCAACTCGCCGGTCTTCGACCTGCTCAAGCAGCGCCTGCCGAAGACCCTGCTCCTGACGGTGCTCTCCACCGCGCTCGCGGTGGTCATCGCCGTCCCGCTCGGTCTGCTCCAGGCCGTGCGGCGCGGCAAGGCGTCGGACTACGCCCTGACGGGGCTCGCCTTCCTGCTCTACGCGACGCCGGTGTTCTTCCTCGGCCTCATCATGATCATCCTGTTCGCGCAGGTGATGCCGATCCTCCCGGCTGAGGCACCGCAGGGCGAGAGCGTCGGTGAACTCCTCGGCGACTTCACGGGGTTGGTGCTTCCGGTCGTCACCATGGCGTTCGGCATCGTGGCGATGTTCAGCCGCTACATGCGCTCGGCGGTCCTCGACAACCTCACCGAGGAATACGTCCGTACGGCGATGGCCAAGGGCCAGTCGAGCCGCCGCATCATGGTCCGCCACGTCCTGCGCAACGCGCTGATCCCGCTGGCCACCCTGCTCGGCCTGTATCTGCCGACGCTCTTCAGCGGGGCGCTCGTCGTCGAGTCGATGTTCAACTACCCCGGCATGGGGCTGCTGTTCTGGAACGCGGCGCAGGGCTCCGACTTCCCGGTCCTTCTCGGCGTGACGCTCGTCGTCGGCGTCGCCACCGTCGTCGGCTCGCTGCTCACCGACATCCTGTACGCCGTCCTCGACCCCCGGATCCGGAGCGTGGCATGA
- a CDS encoding peptide ABC transporter substrate-binding protein, producing MRSRRSCPRARRRALIAAAASVAALALTAVTGCTKEGGRVDMGPTGGTPVEGGTATMALQPAATPNWIFPIGAPGYGASYNYGIQSLLFMPVYDAVQDKGELTTHGPSTLGGKPRFSDGNKTVTVPLREGVKWSDGKPVTSRDIEFWFNLVKANKASWGNYSVGTMPDNVKRFETVDDHTVRLHLSRAYNPDWFTANQLTLMRALPQHAWDARTDGGEVGDWDRTKDGAKTVFARLTRHAKSLGSYGSDPLWKTVNGPWKLAGWRDSGQVTIVPNEKYTGPTSQRPHLDKVVFKPFTTADSEYNVLRSGGVDYGYIPPSVMAQKEKFEEKGYRTDPWEGWAATYIVYNFNSTHAGPMMDQLYIRRAMQHLVDQKAMSDVIWQGSATPTLGPVPVTPKSQYLSEAMEKNQYPFDVKKAQRLLSEHGWRTVDGTARCLRPGTGADACGKGIAKNAPLELTLLSQSGSTETTNMMQELKSSLSKGGIDLTVRQQPLNSVLGNSVPCKAKDPGCDWDMSFFGTAGSWYYPLNPSGEQLFSTGASANFGNYSDKKADRIIRAVQYSPDMKAMHAYGEYLAEQLPVMWMPNPAYQVSVIRNDLRGIGQNPTVTFAPQDWYYVKKKGADK from the coding sequence ATGCGCTCAAGGCGATCATGTCCCCGCGCGCGGCGCCGCGCTCTCATAGCCGCGGCGGCGTCCGTCGCCGCGCTCGCCCTCACGGCAGTGACCGGCTGCACGAAGGAGGGCGGCCGCGTCGACATGGGCCCCACCGGCGGCACCCCGGTCGAGGGCGGCACCGCCACGATGGCGCTGCAGCCCGCCGCGACGCCGAACTGGATCTTCCCGATCGGCGCCCCCGGCTACGGCGCCTCGTACAACTACGGGATCCAGTCGCTGCTCTTCATGCCGGTGTACGACGCCGTGCAGGACAAGGGCGAGCTGACCACGCACGGCCCGAGCACGCTCGGCGGGAAGCCGAGGTTCAGCGACGGCAACAAGACCGTGACGGTGCCGCTGCGCGAGGGCGTGAAGTGGTCCGACGGAAAGCCGGTCACCTCACGCGACATCGAGTTCTGGTTCAACCTCGTCAAGGCCAACAAGGCGAGCTGGGGCAACTACTCGGTCGGCACGATGCCCGACAACGTCAAGCGCTTCGAGACGGTCGACGACCACACCGTGCGCCTGCACCTGAGCCGCGCGTACAACCCCGACTGGTTCACCGCCAACCAGCTCACTCTGATGCGGGCCCTGCCCCAGCACGCCTGGGACGCCAGGACCGACGGCGGCGAGGTCGGCGACTGGGACCGCACCAAGGACGGCGCCAAGACCGTCTTCGCGCGGCTCACGCGGCACGCCAAGAGCCTGGGCTCGTACGGCTCCGACCCGCTGTGGAAGACGGTCAACGGCCCCTGGAAGCTGGCGGGCTGGCGCGACAGCGGCCAGGTCACCATCGTCCCGAACGAGAAGTACACCGGCCCCACGTCGCAGCGCCCGCACCTCGACAAGGTCGTCTTCAAGCCCTTCACCACCGCCGACTCCGAGTACAACGTGCTGCGTTCGGGAGGCGTCGACTACGGCTACATCCCGCCGTCGGTGATGGCGCAGAAGGAGAAGTTCGAGGAGAAGGGCTACCGCACCGACCCCTGGGAGGGCTGGGCGGCGACGTACATCGTCTACAACTTCAACTCCACGCACGCGGGCCCGATGATGGACCAGCTCTACATCCGCCGGGCGATGCAGCATCTCGTCGACCAGAAGGCGATGAGCGACGTCATCTGGCAGGGCAGCGCGACACCGACGCTCGGTCCTGTGCCGGTGACACCGAAGAGCCAGTACCTGTCCGAGGCGATGGAGAAGAACCAGTACCCCTTCGACGTGAAGAAGGCTCAGCGGCTGCTCAGCGAGCACGGCTGGAGGACGGTGGACGGCACCGCACGGTGCCTACGCCCCGGAACGGGCGCCGACGCGTGCGGCAAGGGCATCGCGAAGAACGCTCCGCTCGAACTCACCCTGCTCTCCCAGTCGGGCTCCACCGAGACGACGAACATGATGCAGGAGCTCAAGTCCTCGCTCTCCAAGGGCGGGATCGACCTCACCGTGCGCCAGCAGCCGCTGAACTCGGTGCTCGGCAACTCCGTGCCCTGCAAGGCCAAGGACCCCGGCTGCGACTGGGACATGTCGTTCTTCGGGACGGCGGGCAGCTGGTACTACCCGCTCAACCCCAGCGGTGAGCAGCTCTTCTCCACCGGCGCATCCGCCAACTTCGGCAACTACAGCGACAAGAAGGCCGACCGGATCATCCGCGCCGTGCAGTACTCGCCCGACATGAAGGCGATGCACGCGTACGGCGAGTACCTCGCCGAGCAGCTCCCGGTGATGTGGATGCCCAACCCCGCCTACCAGGTCTCCGTGATCCGCAACGACTTGCGGGGCATCGGCCAGAACCCGACCGTCACCTTCGCGCCGCAGGACTGGTACTACGTCAAGAAGAAGGGAGCCGACAAGTGA